One window of the Thermoplasmata archaeon genome contains the following:
- the galT gene encoding galactose-1-phosphate uridylyltransferase, which yields MPELRKDYITDCWVVISTERAQRPSDFKKEPEVPTSKETCPFCPGREHMTPPEILAYRPGNTAPNTPQWWLRVVPNKFPALRIEGDVNHRIVQVFNKMNGVGAHEVIIESPEHDATIATMPLKQVEEIVNAYKDRYLDLKRDTRFKYMLIFKNHGRGSGASLSHPHSQLIATPMIPKHIMEELRDAYNYYSFTGGICIYDEIVSTELEEKVRIVLENEYFITLSPYAPRFPFELWILPKRHDPYFEDMDDTERRYFAMILQETLSRYHKLLDNPPYNFYIHTAPCDGKDYRFYHWHLEITPRLTNPAGFERGTGFYINPMPPEEAARFLREGK from the coding sequence ATGCCCGAACTGAGGAAAGATTATATTACTGACTGCTGGGTTGTGATTTCAACTGAGCGAGCTCAACGTCCCTCTGATTTTAAAAAGGAACCAGAAGTACCTACCTCAAAAGAGACCTGTCCTTTCTGCCCAGGTAGAGAGCATATGACACCACCAGAAATTTTAGCTTACAGACCTGGAAACACTGCACCTAACACTCCTCAATGGTGGCTCAGGGTGGTGCCCAACAAGTTTCCCGCGCTTAGAATTGAGGGAGATGTGAATCACAGAATTGTCCAGGTTTTTAACAAGATGAACGGAGTAGGAGCCCATGAGGTCATCATTGAAAGTCCAGAACATGATGCAACAATTGCAACAATGCCTCTAAAGCAGGTGGAAGAAATTGTAAATGCCTACAAAGATAGGTATCTTGATTTGAAGAGAGATACTAGGTTTAAGTACATGCTGATTTTCAAAAATCATGGGCGGGGTTCGGGTGCCTCATTGTCGCATCCTCACTCCCAACTGATAGCAACACCCATGATTCCGAAACACATCATGGAAGAATTAAGGGATGCCTACAACTACTACAGTTTTACTGGTGGCATCTGCATCTACGACGAGATCGTCTCTACCGAGCTAGAAGAGAAAGTGCGAATCGTGCTCGAAAATGAGTATTTCATCACCCTGTCTCCTTATGCACCCAGATTTCCTTTTGAACTCTGGATTCTACCAAAACGTCATGACCCCTACTTTGAAGACATGGATGATACTGAACGAAGATACTTCGCAATGATTCTCCAAGAAACTTTAAGCAGATACCACAAACTCCTGGATAACCCCCCATACAACTTTTACATTCACACTGCTCCATGCGATGGCAAAGACTATAGATTCTATCATTGGCATCTAGAAATTACACCAAGACTCACAAATCCAGCAGGGTTTGAAAGAGGGACTGGTTTCTATATAAATCCAATGCCACCAGAAGAAGCAGCAAGGTTTTTGAGAGAGGGAAAGTGA
- a CDS encoding class I SAM-dependent methyltransferase family protein, with protein sequence MVKCAKVERQNADKALQEIKKIGLFENKYRIERDENFVYIPLKEIVDRFTILAERHIDIVEMELERSFERPKHYSELLSLPPEIKAKLPSSFDIVGDIAIIKLVEIIKPYEKEIGNALIKAHPSIKTVLADEGVEGDFRVRKVRFVAGEKKTITLHKEYGLVFEVDLAKVYFSPRLANERQFVCSEIVSPSVVIDMFAGIGPFSITIAKKHPEASVYAIDKNPDAYTLLLKNIARNHIKNVFPACGDAVAEIQKLPDADYIIMNLPHSAEKFLLDAIKKLKKNGKIFLYTICERTEIEKKAEEIKRNVRGEGMESSVEYHEVHTYSPTSSVFGLVIRVSS encoded by the coding sequence ATGGTGAAATGTGCAAAGGTTGAAAGGCAAAATGCTGACAAAGCTCTCCAAGAAATTAAAAAAATCGGGTTATTTGAGAACAAATACAGAATCGAGAGAGACGAGAATTTTGTATATATTCCTTTAAAAGAGATAGTAGATAGATTTACCATTTTAGCAGAGAGACATATAGATATTGTTGAAATGGAGCTTGAGAGAAGTTTCGAAAGACCTAAACATTACTCTGAGCTTCTTTCACTGCCCCCAGAAATTAAGGCAAAGCTCCCTTCAAGCTTTGACATCGTAGGAGATATTGCAATAATTAAACTGGTGGAAATTATCAAGCCATATGAGAAAGAGATCGGAAATGCTCTGATAAAAGCCCATCCATCAATTAAAACAGTGCTCGCAGACGAGGGTGTAGAAGGGGATTTTAGAGTTAGAAAGGTTAGATTTGTTGCAGGTGAGAAAAAAACTATCACATTACATAAAGAATATGGATTAGTTTTTGAAGTTGACCTTGCAAAAGTTTACTTCTCTCCTAGATTGGCAAATGAACGTCAGTTTGTATGCTCCGAAATTGTTTCACCATCCGTCGTAATCGATATGTTTGCCGGCATTGGTCCTTTTTCAATTACAATTGCCAAGAAACATCCAGAGGCAAGTGTTTATGCGATAGACAAAAACCCAGATGCATACACCTTGCTTCTTAAGAATATTGCACGTAATCATATAAAAAATGTGTTTCCGGCCTGCGGTGACGCTGTTGCTGAAATTCAGAAACTGCCAGATGCTGACTACATCATTATGAACCTACCCCACAGTGCTGAAAAATTCTTACTGGATGCCATAAAGAAACTGAAAAAAAATGGGAAAATCTTTCTTTATACAATATGCGAAAGAACTGAAATAGAGAAAAAAGCGGAAGAGATAAAGAGAAATGTGAGAGGGGAGGGTATGGAAAGTAGTGTGGAATACCACGAAGTACATACATACTCCCCTACTTCCTCAGTTTTTGGGCTTGTGATTCGGGTATCTTCGTGA
- a CDS encoding isoaspartyl peptidase/L-asparaginase, with product MYSMIVHGGAWDIPDELVEPHIKGVKKALEIGLDLLKNGGTSEEAVEAAIAWLEDDPVFDAGKGSFLNKTGEVELDAIMYDGNRMCFGSCMGVKTVKNPIKLARILMRENEVSILAGNGADEYARKHGLEIVDNSYFVVERERKRFEDLKTKNLHPSAFFHHGTVGAVALDKDGTIVAGTSTGGTPHKLPGRVGDSPIPGAGAFANSIAGASATGYGEAILRCLITFRACETVENGISPDIACKEVIKFLEMKTGSFAGIILLRSDGTVGFAYNTPRMARAYLKKEKIVVDV from the coding sequence ATGTACAGCATGATTGTACACGGTGGTGCATGGGATATCCCTGATGAGCTTGTAGAACCACACATCAAAGGCGTAAAAAAAGCACTGGAAATAGGACTTGACTTGTTAAAGAATGGTGGCACTTCTGAAGAGGCAGTAGAAGCTGCAATTGCCTGGTTGGAAGATGATCCTGTGTTCGATGCAGGAAAAGGTTCGTTTCTCAACAAAACTGGTGAGGTTGAACTCGACGCCATAATGTATGATGGCAATAGAATGTGCTTCGGATCCTGTATGGGCGTAAAGACAGTAAAGAATCCGATAAAGCTCGCTAGAATACTGATGCGAGAAAATGAGGTGTCAATCCTTGCTGGAAATGGAGCAGATGAGTACGCTAGGAAACACGGACTTGAGATTGTGGATAACTCTTACTTTGTGGTAGAGCGGGAGAGAAAGAGATTTGAAGATTTGAAAACGAAAAATCTTCACCCAAGTGCATTCTTTCATCATGGTACTGTGGGTGCTGTAGCTCTTGACAAAGATGGTACGATAGTTGCAGGAACTTCCACAGGAGGAACTCCTCACAAACTACCAGGTAGAGTCGGTGATTCGCCGATCCCCGGCGCTGGTGCCTTCGCAAATTCCATTGCAGGTGCTTCAGCAACTGGTTATGGTGAAGCAATATTACGATGTCTTATCACATTTAGAGCGTGCGAAACTGTTGAAAATGGCATTTCTCCAGATATCGCCTGTAAAGAAGTAATAAAATTCCTTGAGATGAAAACAGGATCATTTGCTGGCATAATCCTTCTCAGGAGCGATGGTACCGTTGGATTTGCATACAATACACCCAGAATGGCAAGGGCGTATCTGAAAAAAGAGAAAATCGTTGTGGATGTGTAA